One segment of Podarcis muralis chromosome 17, rPodMur119.hap1.1, whole genome shotgun sequence DNA contains the following:
- the LOC144325968 gene encoding uncharacterized protein LOC144325968 — protein sequence MDVPGESESCRRGVWRASLAVRCALLLAVCALVASLAALATVLARRAQEPPRALQPPMPPTPVPSGSEKSQHGKNCTRLVFKISEGTTHLQNRQLNWWDCKVDGTICSPIFEYNSSRLGIKYDGLYSIYAQMNISHQLSNVKEKVNVSLIIHGHRDGHSFRILTLPLSYPATAHPKETAVTVFMDVSSYQLKENDKLSVELMASNTRYKSWTLSPKGNFFGISQVPAEPISEETGIKCRSSVCGMEKGAQELSDNA from the exons ATGGATGTCCCCGGCGAGAGCGAGAGCTGTCGGCGCGGCGTGTGGCGCGCTTCCCTCGCCGTGCGGTGCGCTCTGCTGCTAGCCGTGTGCGCCCTGGTTGCCTCGCTGGCGGCGCTCGCCACGGTCCTGGCGCGTCGGGCGCAGGAGCCGCCGCGGGCGCTGCAGCCCCCGATGCCGCCGACGCCAGTGCCTTCTGGCTCTGAGAAATCGCAACATGGGAAG aaTTGTACTCGCCTCGTCTTTAAGATCAGCGAAGGTACAA CACACTTACAGAACAGGCAACTGAACTGGTGGGATTGTAAAGTTGACGGAACAATATGTAGCCCAATATTTGAATACAATTCTTCAAGACTGGGAATTAAGTACGATGGCCTGTACAGCATCTATGCCCAGATGAATATTTCACACCAGTTATCTAATGTTAAAGAGAAGGTGAATGTCAGCCTCATCATCCATGGCCATCGTGACGGACACTCTTTCCGTATTCTGACCCTCCCGTTGAGTTACCCTGCTACAGCGCATCCAAAGGAAACTGCAGTCACAGTTTTCATGGATGTCTCGTCTTATCAACTGAAAGAGAATGATAAACTTTCCGTGGAATTAATGGCAAGTAATACAAGATACAAGAGCTGGACCCTTAGTCCCAAGGGTAACTTTTTTGGTATCTCCCAGGTTCCTGCAGAGCCTATTTCAGAAGAAACTGGAATCAAATGCCGTTCTTCGGTGTGTGGAATGGAGAAGGGTGCTCAAGAACTTTCAGACAACGCTTGA